The following are encoded together in the Penicillium digitatum chromosome 3, complete sequence genome:
- a CDS encoding Small GTPase superfamily, Rho type produces the protein MPSAPKQRKIAIVGSRSVGKSSLTVRFVEHHFVESYYPTIENTFSRIIKHNGQDYATEIVDTAGQDEYSILNSKHFIGIHGYVIVYSVTSRQSFDMVRVIRDKILNHLGADDVPLVIVGNKSDLKPDHRQVTLDDGRQLAEELNCAFTEAISKSITTSWEQQVRFDVMWNFYWNADRQRQFDNTNLMASAWGPLLFGLISIVSLWWNHWGYYMNNEF, from the exons ATGCCTTCCGCGCCTAAGCAGAGAAAGATCGCAATCGTTGGCAGTCGCTCCGTGG GCAAATCATCTCTCACTGTTCGCTTTGTCGAGCACCATTTCGTGGAAAGCTATTACCCTACAATTGAGAACACATTCAGCCGGATTATCAAGCACAATGGCCAGGATTATGCAACTGAGATCGTCGATACTGCGGGACAG GACGAATACAGCATCTTGAACTCCAAGCATTTCATTGGAATTCATGGATACGTCATTGTCTATTCAGTGACATCGCGCCAGTCATTTGACATGGTGCGGGTGATTCGCGACAAGATCCTGAACCACCTC GGAGCGGATGATGTACCTCTTGTTATAGTAGGAAACAAGAGTGATCTTAAGCCCGATCACCGCCAAGTCACCCTCGACGACGGACGGCAACTAGCGGAAGAGCTCAACTGTGCTTTCACCGAGGCTA TCTCAAAATCCATCACAACCAGCTGGGAACAACAAGTGCGCTTTGATGTAATGTGGAACTTCTACTGGAACGC AGATCGTCAACGCCAATTTGATAACACCAACTTGATGGCTTCTGCTTGGGGCCCTCTTCTTTTTGGCCTTATTTCTATTGTGTCTCTCTGGTGGAACCATTGGGGTTATTACATGAATAATGAGTTTTAG
- a CDS encoding Seryl-tRNA synthetase — protein MLDLADFVTERGGDLKKIKESQQKRFAPEETVDEVVALYEEARRARYEVTQMGSQINGVQKAIGMKKKNKEDASELLAQKADLETKKKELEETAVAKEVQRDRKIRTIGNYVHESVPVSNDEADNQLIRSWTPENAEMQKPGCLSHHEVLTRLDGYDPERGVKIVGHRGYCLTGYGLFLNLALINYGLEFLFNKGYTPNQPPQFMLKDLMAKTAQLEQFDEELYKVTESEDKSTDKYLIATSEQPLSALHDSEWLQDKDLPIKYAGYSTCYRKEAGSHGKDAWGIFRVHQFEKIEQFVLTKPEDSWQAFEDMISTSEEFYQSLKLPYNIVAIVSGALNNAASKKYDLEAWFPFQQEYKELVSCSNCTDYQSRALEIRYGVKKATDLKKTYVHALNSTLCATERTLCCVLENYQKEDGIEVPEVLRKYIPGAPEFLPYTKELPKDSTSTKAKGKAQKGADDATKKMQGLQV, from the exons ATGCTGGACCTTGCCGACTTTGTGACCGAGCGCGGTGGTGATCTcaagaagatcaaggagaGCCAGCAGAAGCGATTTGCTCCGGAGGAGACCGTTGATGAAGTTGTCGCGCTCTATGAAGAGGCACGGCGCG CTCGGTATGAGGTCACACAGATGGGATCTCAGATCAATGGAGTCCAGAAGGCAATTggaatgaagaagaag AACAAGGAAGACGCATCCGAATTGCTTGCACAAAAGGCAGACCTCGAgacaaagaagaaggagcttGAGGAAACCGCTGTCGCCAAGGAGGTTCAACGCGACCGAAAGATTCGCACGATTGGAAACTACGTCCACGAATCCGTGCCCGTGAGCAACGATGAG GCAGACAACCAGCTGATCAGGTCATGGACCCCCGAGAACGCCGAAATGCAGAAGCCAGGTTGCCTCTCCCACCACGAAGTGTTGACTCGTCTCGATGGCTATGACCCAGAGCGTGGTGTCAAGATTGTCGGTCACCGTGGATACTGCTTGACTGGATACGGTCTTTTCCTCAACTTGGCTCTGATCAACTATGGTCTGGAGTTCCTCTTCAACAAGGGCTATACGCCCAACCAGCCCCCTCAGTTCATGCTCAAGGATCTCATGGCGAAGACTGCGCAGCTCGAGCAATTTGACGAGGAGTTGTATAAGGTCACTGAGAGCGAGGATAAGTCCACCGACAAGTACCTCATTGCTACCTCCGAACAACCATTGTCTGCCCTGCACGACAGCGAGTGGCTCCAGGACAAGGATCTTCCCATCAA GTATGCCGGTTACAGCACATGCTACCGTAAGGAGGCTGGATCTCACGGCAAAGATGCCTGGGGTATCTTCCGTGTTCACCAATTCGAAAAG ATCGAGCAGTTTGTTCTCACCAAGCCCGAGGACTCATGGCAAGCGTTTGAGGACATGATCAGCACTTCCGAAGAATTCTACCAGTCCCTAAAACTCCCTTACAACATTGTTGCTATTGTCTCCGGTGCCCTGAACAACGCGGCATCCAAGAAGTACGATTTGGAGGCCTGGTTCCCATTCCAGCAGGAGTACAAGGAGCTCGTCTCTTGCTCCAACTGTACCGACTACCAGTCCCGAGCTCTGGAGATCCGGTACGGCGTGAAGAAGGCCACTGATCTGAAGAAGACTTACGTCCACGCGTTGAACTCCACTCTGTGCGCAACGGAGCGTACCCTCTGCTGTGTGCTTGAGAACTACCAGAAAGAAGAT GGCATCGAGGTCCCTGAGGTCCTGCGGAAATACATTCCCGGTGCTCCTGAGTTCCTTCCTTACACCAAGGAGCTTCCGAAGGATAGCACATCCACCAAGGCAAAGGGAAAGGCCCAGAAGGGCGCCGATGATGCCACCAAAAAGATGCAAGGTCTTCAGGTTTAA
- a CDS encoding MYND finger family protein produces the protein MRFGRSKLSEHRKKRTIGDTILVLAKWLRLPYSPVRSQVAIKKADTRAVTASWSRTVIMILAQNEGNNFPRDVTILFAASGDLRNVVKTISDLPQPFSQRVDVTLNDREFHVVARNAIILLFCLTALEMTSISPGGFTNAESLIHLWYSASLPKDLTAQLASRVKPLFTGVCEQISAKATGEIVERTWTFAHNRSLRLTLRKEEWYRLEALCEVPSDLTPQKALHIRTATTLAPERRDYRDRWYFKDATPSIRMSKQKFREDGLLLPFGHDRVGFDRPNPTFYLPPFIWPMNDKADPLDGWPIREVARVRTMAKEDLYGKLYIYLRRVFQQFLDRLGMIEIDFELLNMNAVQLPETLQENKYARIEASNITDAGYLGTRETLRVLSPLLQSPRDNTHATIISAYLNAIMEMVHRGNDRDQTPNMDLLMEFLPLDIFSLLQPESANSLKFWDARTIVLDRHKFFERYNKGISI, from the exons ATGAGATTCGGAAGGTCTAAGTTGTCAGAgcatagaaaaaaaaggaccatAGGAGATACAATACTAG TGTTGGCAAAATGGCTGCGACTGCCTTATTCTCCTGTGCGGAGCCAGGTTGCAATAAAGAAAGCAGATACTCGTGCAGTAACTGCAAGCTGGTCTCG TACTGTGATAATGATA TTGGCACAAAATGAAGGCAATAACTTCCCTCGTGATGTCACGATACTATTTGCTG CATCTGGTGATTTGCGCAATGTGGTAAAAACCATTTCCGACCTTCCTCAGCCCTTCTCGCAACGAGTTGATGTGACCCTAAACGACCGGGAATTTCACGTCGTTGCAAGAAACGCAATAATCCTCCTTTTTTGCCTTACAGCGCTGGAGATGACTTCGATATCTCCCGGTGGCTTTACCAATGCCGAGTCTTTGATTCACCTTTGGTACTCTGCTTCCTTACCGAAGGATCTGACCGCCCAGTTAGCATCGCGTGTGAAGCCTCTATTTACTGGAGTTTGTGAACAAATATCGGCCAAAGCTACCGGAGAGATTGTGGAGAGGACCTGGACATTTGCTCATAACAGAAGCCTGCGTCTTACTCTTAGAAAAGAGGAATGGTACCGACTGGAGGCGCTCTGCGAGGTTCCTTCAGATCTAACACCGCAGAAAGCCTTGCATATCCGGACGGCTACAACACTGGCTCCGGAGAGGCGAGACTATCGAGATCGATGGTACTTCAAGGACGCCACACCATCTATACGTATGTCAAAGCAGAAGTTTCGTGAAGATGGACTTCTCCTTCCATTTGGACATGATAGGGTCGGGTTCGACCGCCCCAATCC TACATTCTACTTGCCTCCGTTCATCTGGCCAATGAATGACAAAGCCGACCCTTTAGATGGGTGGCCGATACGAGAAGTTGCCCGAGTGCGGACAATGGCGAAAGAGGACCTATACGGTAAACTCTACATCTACCTTCGACGTGTCTTCCAGCAGTTCCTAGATCGCCTAGGAATGATAGAGATAGATTTTGAACTACTCAACATGAACGCGGTCCAGCTTCCTGAAACGCTACAGGAGAACAAATATGCCAGAATTGAG GCATCGAACATTACTGATGCCGGGTATCTGGGCACACGAGAAACCTTGCGCGTACTGTCCCCTTTGCTGCAATCCCCACGTGATAATACTCATGCCACGATCATTTCGGCGTATCTGAATGCAATCATGGAAATGGTCCATCGAGGCAATGACAGAGACCAAACGCCGAACATGGATTTACTCATGGAATTTTTACCTCTTgacatcttctccttgttaCAACCGGAGAGTGCCAACAGTTTAAAATTTTGGGACGCGAGAACCATTGTACTTGACCGACACAAATTTTTCGAAAG GTACAACAAGGGTATTTCGATTTGA
- a CDS encoding Polynucleotidyl transferase, ribonuclease H fold translates to MIVEKRSDWLTSWETMQKWCKRAKMPEANDVKNQFLDAISVMSPNFHETWVLRLQDKGDIEFTELLNRYKAHWKITYGKQASQRGISKAVFATWQGHEEVKPNETKQEETPLGDRACPCGRGFKKHQPWKCWEIFEDIRPKNYKPVASARQKWEKAMKANPTWKALVEKERTEMSQSKKPTEQANVTLGGEAFGFFTTPAIPTKISEIPTEKRWVVDTGAQVHVCNDRRLFVTFEDAQSVVKGFQYPKLSPENLILATKKSAQEPRSEGSIHTWHRRLGHVGTERIEKLAEMTEGITIESNPGKKKQMPLCVHTHKEERVSNGRQKIHSTSEKLVKD, encoded by the exons ATGATTGTCGA AAAACGATCCGAC TGGCTTACCAGTTGGGAGACAATGCAAAAGTGGTGCAAGCGAGCCAAAATGCCAGAAGCAAACGATGTTAAGaaccaatttcttgatgcAATCTCCGTCATGTCACCTAACTTTCATGAGACATGGGTCTTGAGATTGCAAGACAAGGGTGACATCGaattcactgagcttcttaaTCGGTATAAAGCTCATTGGAAGATCACATACGGCAAGCAAGCTAGCCAAAGGGGGATCTCAAAAGCAGTCTTTGCAACATGGcaaggtcatgaagaagtgaagcccaatgaaacaaagcaagaagagacacCCCTAGGAGACAGAGCATGCCCTTGCGGAAGGGGTttcaaaaaacaccaaccatggaaatgctgggaaatctttgaagacatacgaccaaagaactacaaaccagtagcgtcagcaagacagaaatgggagaaagcTATGAAAGCGAACCCTACCTGGAAAGctcttgttgaaaaggagagaacagaaatgagccagagcaagaaacccaccgaacaagcaaatgttacgcttggaggagaagcttttggttttttcacCACCCCGGCCATACCCACCAAAATCAGTGAGATACCAACCGAAAAAAGGTGGGTAGTCGACACCGGCGCACAGGTTCATGTGTGCAATGACCGAAGGTTATTTGTGACTTTCGAGGACGCCCAGAGCGTAGTGAAG GGTTTTCAATACCCTAAGTTGTCACCTGAAAACTTGATCCTCGCCACGAAGAAATCAGCTCAAGAACCAAGATCCGAAGGATCTATTCATACCTGGCATAGACGCCTTGGTCACGTTGGGACCGAGCGTATCGAAAAGCTTGCAGAGATGACTGAGGGCATCACCATTGAAAGCAaccctggcaagaagaagcag atgccactttgtgttcacacacacaaagaagaacgagtgtcaaatggccgtcagaaaattcatagcactagtgaaaaactggttaaagattga
- a CDS encoding D-3-phosphoglycerate dehydrogenase: MSIARDIRPRQDDAALLATSPSASFNSLSSHSSVLNRTVPVNAKPLKPFATEDIKVLLLENVNQTGREILSQQGYQVEFLKSSLPEDQLIEKIRDVHVIGIRSKTKLTARVLKEAKNLIVIGCFCIGTNQVDLQYAADQGIAVFNSPFSNSRSVAELVIGEMVMLARQLGDRSSEMHAGTWNKVSNGCWEIRGKTLGIIGYGHIGAQLSVLAEAMGMSVIYYDVLNIMSLGTARQVKTLDDLLAEADFITCHVPEVAETKGMIGQKQFEKMKKGSYLINASRGTVVNIPALIDAMRSGKVAGAALDVYPNEPAGNGDYFNTDLNGFAADLRSLKNLIITPHIGGSTEEAQKAIGVEVAQALVRYANEGSTLGAVNLPEVVLRSLTMDESDHARVIYIHKNIPGVLRKVNEIIGDHNVDKQMTDSRGDVAYLMADISNVDAATIRDLYTRLESLPSRIMTRVLY, encoded by the exons ATGTCAATCGCAAGAGATATCCGTCCTCGTCAGGACGACGCAGCCCTCCTCGCTACCTCCCCCAGCGCCTCCTTCAATTCCCTGTCCAGCCACAGCTCTGTGCTGAACCGCACAGTTCCAGTCAATGCGAAGCCCTTGAAGCCATTTGCCACAGAAGATATCAAGGTCCTGCTCCTCGAGAATGTCAACCAGACCGGTCGTGAAATCCTTTCCCAGCAGGGCTACCAGGTGGAATTCCTGAAGTCTTCCCTCCCAGAAGATCAGCTTATTGAGAAGATTCG GGATGTCCACGTCATCGGTATTCGCTCCAAGACGAAGCTCACCGCACGAGTCTTGAAGGAGGCAAAGAACCTTATCGTTATCGGTTGCTTCTGTATCGGTACCAACCAGGTCGACCTTCAATATGCCGCTGATCAGGGTATCGCGGTCTTCAACTCCCCCTTCAGCAACTCTCGCAGTGTTGCCGAGTTGGTCATTGGTGAGATGGTCATGCTGGCCCGTCAATTGGGCGATCGCTCCAGCGAGATGCACGCTGGTACCTGGAACAAAGTGAGCAACGGCTGCTGGGAGATTCGTGGAAAGACTCTCG GTATCATTGGATACGGCCACATTGGTGCCCAGCTGTCCGTAttggccgaggcaatgggTATGTCCGTCATCTACTACGACGTGCTCAACATTATGTCACTGGGTACCGCTCGCCAGGTGAAGACTTTGGATGATCTCTTGGCCGAAGCCGACTTCATTACCTGCCACGTTCCCGAGGTTGCCGAGACCAAGGGCATGATTGGACAGAAGCAGTtcgagaagatgaagaagggAAGCTACCTGATCAACGCCAGCCGTGGAACCGTTGTAAATATTCCCGCCCTGATTGACGCCATGCGCAGCGGTAAGGTTGCTGGTGCCGCCCTAGATGTCTACCCCAATGAGCCCGCTGGAAACGGTGACTACTTCAACACCGATCTCAACGGCTTCGCAGCTGACCTGCGCTCGCTCAAAAACCTCATCATTACCCCTCACATTGGAGGAAGTACCGAAGAGGCTCAGAAGGCTATTGGTGTCGAAGTTGCCCAGGCTCTGGTCCGATATGCTAACGAGGGCTCGACCCTGGGTGCTGTCAACTTGCCCGAGGTTGTTCTCCGCTCCTTGACAATGGATGAGTCTGACCACGCTCGT GTGATTTACATCCACAAGAACATTCCTGGGGTGTTGAGAAAAG TTAACGAGATTATTGGTGACCACAACGTCGACAAGCAGATGACCGACAGCAGAGGCgat GTTGCCTACCTGATGGCCGATATCAGCAATGTGGATGCTGCCACCATCAGGGATTTGTATACCAGACTCGAGAGCCTTCCTT CTCGCATCATGACCCGCGTACTGTACTAA